The nucleotide sequence CACACTCATAGCAGCACGAAAACGCACTCTATGCGTGATCGGTACCGAAGTGCAGTTTACGCCATTAAGCATGATCAGCTAACTGAGATAACACTAGCATTAGTTGAACTGCAATCTGAGTTTGAAGAGGTCTTAGTTACGCAAGCTTATCTGTTTAACCAGTTCAAGCTATCGGCACAAGAGATGCAAAATTATTATTATACAGATATTGAACGTCCTTTTTGTAAAAACATCATCACTCCCAAATTAAAGAAACTGCTCAAAAGTCATGCAGAGTTTATCGATAAAGATAAGTTTCGTTTCTAATATAAATATAATTACATGTTTTTTGTCTTCAGTTGCTAAATTAAACTTCGTTTACTACTATTTTTAAGTGGTTTAAGCCGTTAAAGAATTAGGCTTAGTAAACAAATGATTAGCTAGAAGGGAATATGATTAAAAAAGGAATATTTAAACATGTTTATCGACAAGAGAACAAAGTTAACAATCCCATTTGGAATGAATGCAGAACCTTGGATAAGCCAAATACCTGATATGGCTTTCTCATTGAAAGGGGAGTTGATGATCACGCCTCCCTCTGCAGATCCAGCCCTTGTGTATCAGATGCAGAATAAAGAGTTTACGGGGCAACAAGATCAGATTAAAGATTGCTATGTACAACTTCCGCCACGTGGTCAGCAAGAAAATCAACTATCGAACCAAAAGATTTTACAAGACTATTTATGCCAGCAAAAAGAGAACTTTCTAGGTTATCAGCTAGTGGTTAATACGGAATATAGCGATCTATTTCCAGCGATGAACACCATGATTAACAACTTAGGAGATCCATTTACCAATGGTTACTACACCGTTAATAGTAAGCCTGCAGAACGTGCTGTATTAGACTTTTATGCATCGGTATGGCGTGCTAATTGGCCTTCACAAAGTACTGGTAATCCAGATAGTTATTAGGGGTATGTACTGAGTATGGGGAGCACTGAAGGTAATTTGTATGCCATGCTAAATGCGCGTGATTACCTCTCTGGCCGTCGATTAGTTGTCGATCAAAATAGTCATCATTTAGTGAAACCTAAGCGACGAAATAGTAATAAAAACTATTATAAACCCATCGCATTTTTCTCAGAAGATACTCATTACTCATTAACTAAAGCCATTCATGCAATGAGTATCCCTTCATTTTATGACATTGGCAGTGAGTTTTACCCACATGAATGTCCATTGGGGGGAGAATGGCCTAAACAGGTTCCATCAGAGCGGCCAAGTGAAGAGGATGCAAAACTAGGGAAAATTGGTTCCGGCTGTATTGATATTGGTAAGTTACGCTTGTTGGTTGAGTTTTTTGCAAAGAAAGGGCATCCGATTTTAATCGTGTTAAATTATGGGACTACATTTAAGGGCGCTTATGATGATATTCCGGGGGTTTATCGAGCACTAAAAGATATCTTTATTAAGTACGATCTTATTAACCGAGAGGTGAGTTTTCGCGACAGTCATGATGATGTCGATATTAGGCAAGGGTATTGGTTTCATATTGATGGCGCGTTAGGTGCTTCATTTATGCCATTTATTAATATGGCAATGAAAACAGGCCTGTTAAATACTGAAAATTGTAGTGAGTGTGCACTTAAATTTCCGTAATTTGATTTTAGTTTGCCTTACGTTAATTCTATTGTGACCAGTGGACATAAATTTCTCGGGGCTCCTACACCCTGTGGGATCTATATGAGTAAACATAAGTATTTGGCTACAACGAGTAATCCAAGTTACGTAGGTGCGGTTGATTCGACTCTGGCAGGTTCTAGAAATGGTTTGGCTTCGTTAACGTTATGGTCTTTGCTTGGAAAAACAGGCTATGAGGAGTTACAAAATAGAGCGATCAAGTCTCTATCGATGACGCTAGCATTGCACGTTAGGTTAACATCGCTAGCTGAAATGATAATGCAACGCGATGGTATCGATATTTGGTTACATAGGTCTCATTTTTCTTTAAGCATATTGTTACGAAAAACCAATAAAGAGATAATGTTTAAATATTCCTTGTGTGAGGCCATGGAAGTTATCAACAAAGAAGGGAAAAGGTATAACCGAGAATATATACATCTGTATTGTTTATGGGATAGACAACAATCAACACTGAATAATTTAATTGATGACTTGTCACAGCCAGGCGCTTTTGATATCAAAGCTGAAACTATAGTTGATGACGTGCCTGACTTCCCTAAGCTATCTCAAGTGTCTAATTTCGGTTAATGAAATAAGTGGTGGGTGGAATAATTTAGAGATAAAATCCACCCACAAAAATTAAGGGTAGTATCTCTCCAGCATACCTTGTTCCTTCCTTGTGCTTTAGCTTGATATAGATGCTCATCTACAACTTTTAAAAATGATTCATGATCCATATCACGAGTAGGTATCGTGGATGCACCTCCTACGCTGATGGTAAGGTAATGGGATATAGATGATGAGTCATGCTCTATCTGTAAGTTTTCAACAGAGGTGCAAACCTCAGATAGAAGGCGTTGCGCGCTTTCGGCATCGGTATTTGGTAAAATAACCGCAAACTCTTCCCCCCGTAACGGGCAATAATATCGTGTGGACGTTTTAACTGCTTTTTGATGTAATTTGCGACAGTACGTAGAGCATTATCACCTTTTAAATGACCATATTCATCATTGTAACTTTTGAAAAAATCTATATCTATCATTGCTATAGATAATTTCGAGTTGTTTCTGTTACATGCGCTCCATACTTTTTTTATATCCAACTCATAGAATCGACGGTTATATATTTCAGTTAAACAGTCGATTAATGCTAACTGTTCAAGCAAGTTTTTATGCCGTTGACCTCGTAAGTAATTACGGACTCTTGCTTGTACTATGGGTGAGTGGAATAGTTTGGTTATGTAATCAACGGCACCGAGATCTAATCCAATTTTTTCATCTTCAGGTGATATTTTGGAAGAGATGAATATGACAGGGATATTCATAGTAGACTCATCACTTTTAAGGGATTTGATGACTTGGTGGCCATTCATACCAGGCATGATCACGTCTAAGAGTATCAAATCTGGACTGTGTTTACAGGCAAGGCTAAGACCTTGTGCACCATCTTTAGCTAAAAAAACCTTATGATTAGACATCAGTAATTCAGATAGTACAGTGCGGTTGTCTATTGCATCATCAATAATCAATATTTTATCGACATTGGTATTAACAAGAAAATATGGATCATTTATATCCTCAATAATTAATCCTGTGTTTAGGTATTCATCCATGATATAGATTCCTTTATTCGCCTATTTGTTGTGATAATATTTTTAATTTTTTACTGGCATTAAAATAATTTACATCTTGAATTTCCATTAAGATTGATTCAAGGGCATCATTGTGTTGGTCCATAGCACTGGTCGTTTTAAGTTTGTTGATTAAACTTTCAGCTGCCGCGTTGTCATCGTCTAACAACTGATTTAGTTGAGAGATTAGTTTTTAATTAGCAGGCTATCATTGTCTTTAGTCTCTGAGAGTATTTGTCTCTGTTCTTTTTTTAGCATTTTTAGTGATGTTAAAGATTTATTCAAACAGGATATAAATATAGGAAGTTGTTGCTCGAAAGTCAGACTGTTATCTTTATCAATATGATTGATTAATTCATTAGTTAACTTTTCGAGTCGTCCCGCTAATTTAGATAACTCTACCTCGCCCAAACTTGCTGTCGCAGATTTGATGGTGTGGAACAACCTGTGCAAATGGTGAAAATCTCCTTGAAGTTTACTCTGAATTATTTCATGCTCAATGTTTTGATACTCATCATGAAATAAATTTAGCATTCTAATATATAAATCTGCTTTTTGATTATGTCGTTTTAAGCCTATTGAAGTATCAAATCTAGTCAGTTTAAACGGGAAGTTATCTGTTTTTTCCACCTGCTCAGAGTCATTGATGTTATTTTGTTCATCGCCACTTATGTACTCATGTGACTTATCTATATCAAATGAGTTAATGGCTGCACTTGCATCGATCCAGCGTGTAATTGTGCGGTATAAGAGTTGATGATCAATTGGTTTATTGAGGTGATCATTCATACCGGAATCTAAACTTCTTTTATAGTCATCTGGCGAAGCATGAGCTGTCATGGCGATAATAGGAAGCTGTTTATATTGAATATCTTTTCTAATTATCTGTGTGGCTGTTAGCCCATCCATTATAGGCATCTGCACACCCATAAGCACAAGATCGTAACTATTTTGCTTTATCATGCTGACGGCTTGCTCACCATTGTATGCTGTTGATACTTTCATACCGACATCCATCAGAAACTCTTTAGCTACCTCTCGATTTAATGCGCTATCATCTACAATGAGCACGCGGCTTCCCCGCAATACATTGAGATCTAAGTTGCCTAGCAGATTGAGTTCTCTGTTAGCTGTAATTGGGCGTGATATTTTTTCCTGAAAGAATATTTCAGCTAGACAGTCATGAATTCCCGATGCGTCGACAGGTTTTGAGATGATTTTTTTAATGTTGGCTTGATGAGCGTCAGATTCAACTTTGTCAACATCATAGGCCGTCACCATTAGCATAGCAACAGGGGCCTTTATTCTAGTATTACTCTCTATTTTTTTAGCTGTTTCAACACCATTGATGGCCGGAATATTCCAATCAAGGAAAACAACATCGTATGGGTTATCTTTACTTGTGGCGGATTCAAGTTCATCAATTGCAACGTAGCCATCTGCGACTGTAGTGACTTCGATGCCTAAAGATGTGAGGATATCTGCCAGCACTTCTCTAGCCATTGCATTGTCATCAACAACCAAGGCTCGCATGCCTTTTAACTTATTGTACGAAGGCCAACGTTGAGTTTTATTTCCGTTGTTTGGTTTTATTTTGCAGGTGAAATGAAGCTGGCTGCCCTCGTTGATCTCGCTATCAACCCAAATACGACCACTCATCAACTCTGTCAGTTGACGACAAATTGCTAATCCTAGCCCTGTGCCGCCATATTTTCGGGTAATACTGGAGTCAATTTGAGTAAAGTTGATTGAGTCTTTGATGCTCTATACCAATCCCAGTGTCAATAATGCTAAAGCGTAAAGTATAGAGTTGATCTTGCTGTTCCAAGAGTTTTACTTTAATTATCACCTCTCCTTTTTCGGTGAATTTTACGGCGTTACTGGCTAGATTAATAAGAATTTGACCAAGACGTGTCGGGTTACCAATCCAGTGAAAGGGAACATTTTTATCCACATCTAATAGTAGTTCAACACCTTTACTCTGAGCTTTATAGGCACTGATGTTTGTGACCCGTCGTAATACATCTCTTAAGTCAAACTGAAATTCATCGAGTGTGAGTTTATTCGCTTCAATTTTTGAATAATCCAAGACATCATTGATAGTATTGAGTAATACATCTGAAGAGGACAGAACCTTCTCCATAAAATCTCGTTGGCGCTTATCTAAGTTGGTTTTGAGCATCAATTGGCTTAGACCAATGATTGCGTTCATGGGGGTTCTGACTTCATGGCTCATATGAGCTAAAAAGTTTGATTTAGCTTTACTGGCTATTTCAGCTCTTTTATGTGATGCCACTAATTCTGAAGTTCGCTCGGAAACCTTCTGTTCAAGTGTGGTGCTGTATTCGAAAATTCTAGCAGCCATCGATTTAAATACATTAGCTAAAATACCCATTTCATCTTTTCTATTGCTTGGTAATTCTAAGTCACCACGAGCCACCAGTTGGTAGTTGGCTTGTCCAATTTCTGCGGATGCGCGACCAAACATTTTTAACGGAAGTACGACTTTTTTTAAGGTCACCGCATAGAGCATTAACATTTCGATTATGAGTGACAGTAAACCAATAATGAGAACAAAATGTGCAGTTGAACGAGCTGCCGCTATCACTAGCTTTTTTGGATAAACAGTGACTAACAGCCAGTCAGGCCCCTTAATTCGTGCAATGGCCATCCAAGCTTGTTCTGCTTCGTCAAAGTTAATGATTACGTTTTCATTTGCTCCTTGATTCGCGGCGATAATCTTGTTGACCATGGCTTTTAGCTTGGGATCATTTTGAGTACTGGTGGGTAACTCATCTATGCCACTCTTCATGATTTTCTCGTCATTGGGATGCACAATTATTTGCCCATCTAAACTGACTAAAAAGTTGTATGTTCCTTCTAGCTTGTCATGAATGATCCGGTCAATCACATCAACTAATAGAATGTCGTGACCTATGGTTATTAAATGTTTTGATTCAAGATCAACTGGCGTTTCTAAGGAGACCATCCAATCTTTGGCAGTTTTGTCAAAGTATAAACCAGTCCAAACTGGGGTACGTTGAGGATTATTGGCTTTGGTTGCTATGGTATACCACTGCTCTTGGGTGATATCTAGATCCGGATCTGCGTCTAACCCCCAAGGTAAGTCAGGCCAGTAAAGTAAAGTAGGGCGACATTCTCAGGCATAGAAACATAGAGGCTCTCAAAGCGATTTGTCCATGCTGGCCCATACTGTGCTAAAAGATGGTAGGAGATATTAACTTTATTGCGAAATGTTTGATCTCTTACAGGTGCTCGACGACCAATATAACCCGTTAGGTTTTTCAGTTGATCACCTTGAGCAGTGCTTAATCCGTAATATGTTTCTGCTTGTAACCTTGTTGTACCATCTTTTTGAGTAATAAAGCGTTGAGTGAACTCGCTCTCAGAAACATCGACATTGCTGTTAAAGGCTTCTACAAAATGATTTTTAAAAATTTGATGGTTTTCTGCTGCAAGTTCAAATATTAAACTCTCTTTGTCACTGCGCTCCTTTATATATTTTTTCAGTGTCTCAACTACTTGAGATTCGTATATGGTTGTTATATGCCAATAGGTTGCTCCTGCAACTAATATCACGATAAAAGTGAGGC is from Shewanella sp. MTB7 and encodes:
- a CDS encoding peptide-methionine (S)-S-oxide reductase; this encodes MTSTLQRLGLSGTCYWCTEAIFLSLKGVTAVEQGWISSFDEHDWFSEGVIVSFEPKFISLKDLIMIHLHTHSSTKTHSMRDRYRSAVYAIKHDQLTEITLALVELQSEFEEVLVTQAYLFNQFKLSAQEMQNYYYTDIERPFCKNIITPKLKKLLKSHAEFIDKDKFRF
- a CDS encoding response regulator, with product MSGRIWVDSEINEGSQLHFTCKIKPNNGNKTQRWPSYNKLKGMRALVVDDNAMAREVLADILTSLGIEVTTVADGYVAIDELESATSKDNPYDVVFLDWNIPAINGVETAKKIESNTRIKAPVAMLMVTAYDVDKVESDAHQANIKKIISKPVDASGIHDCLAEIFFQEKISRPITANRELNLLGNLDLNVLRGSRVLIVDDSALNREVAKEFLMDVGMKVSTAYNGEQAVSMIKQNSYDLVLMGVQMPIMDGLTATQIIRKDIQYKQLPIIAMTAHASPDDYKRSLDSGMNDHLNKPIDHQLLYRTITRWIDASAAINSFDIDKSHEYISGDEQNNINDSEQVEKTDNFPFKLTRFDTSIGLKRHNQKADLYIRMLNLFHDEYQNIEHEIIQSKLQGDFHHLHRLFHTIKSATASLGEVELSKLAGRLEKLTNELINHIDKDNSLTFEQQLPIFISCLNKSLTSLKMLKKEQRQILSETKDNDSLLIKN